ATTTTGATCCTCAAGGCATTTTCGAAAAAAACGAAATTAGAAAATATGATCTCTTTACACAATATGCAATGTATGTGACTGACGAAGCCATAAAAAATGCAAACATTGATTTTGATACTTTAAACAAAGACAGAATTGGAGTTATTTGGGGTTCTGGCGATGGTGGAGTTTCTACATTTGAAGAGCAAATTGGAGAATACAAATTAGGAAACGGAACGCCAAGATTTAGTCCATTCTTCATTCCTAAAAGGATTATAAATATTGCTTCAGGCGCTATTTCAATTAAATATGGACTTCGCGGAGTTAATTATACCACAGTTTCTGCCTGTTCAGCCAGTAATACCGCAATTATTGACGCTTTTAATTATATCCGTTGGGGAAAAGCTGATATGATTATTAGCGGTGGTTCTGAAGCTTCGATTACAGAATCTTCTATTGGCGGTTTTAATGCTTCAAAAGCATTGTCAACTTTAAATGAGGATTACACTAAAGCATCTCGCCCTTTTGATATTACGAGAGATGGATTTGTTTTAGGCGAAGGTGCCGGAGCAATAATATTAGAAAGCTACGAACACGCCATAAAAAGAAATGCTGTAATTATTGCCGAAGTTGTTGGCGGCGGACTTGCCGGTGATGCTTACCATTTAACAGGAACTCATCCAGATGGCGAAGGCGCGATTCTTGGAATGCGACTTGCTCTTGAAGAAGCTGAAATTACTCCAGACAAAATCGATTATATCAATGCACATGCAACTTCTACTCCAACTGGAGATTTGAGTGAACTTAAAGCCATGGAAACAGTATTTGGCATAAACCCAAATGCAAATATTAGTGCGACAAAATCAATGACAGGACATTTACTTGGTGGCGCCGGAGCAATTGAAGCAATTGCTTGTATAAAAGCCATTCAGGAAAATATTGTTCCGCCAACAATAAATACTCAAACTGTCGAACAAGACTTTGCAAACAAATTCAATCTGACACTAGAAAAAGCACAACCCAAAATCGTTAATTATGCGATGAGCAATACATTTGGTTTTGGCGGACATATTGCCAGTTCAATCTTTAAAAAATTTACAGATTAATTTCATCTAAATTAAAATCAAAACTTCGATAATTCTAAAAATCC
This genomic window from Flavobacterium sp. 9 contains:
- the fabF gene encoding beta-ketoacyl-ACP synthase II, which encodes MKRVVITGLGAVTPIGNNVSEYWHSLINGVSGAAPITRFDTSQFKTKFACEVKNFDPQGIFEKNEIRKYDLFTQYAMYVTDEAIKNANIDFDTLNKDRIGVIWGSGDGGVSTFEEQIGEYKLGNGTPRFSPFFIPKRIINIASGAISIKYGLRGVNYTTVSACSASNTAIIDAFNYIRWGKADMIISGGSEASITESSIGGFNASKALSTLNEDYTKASRPFDITRDGFVLGEGAGAIILESYEHAIKRNAVIIAEVVGGGLAGDAYHLTGTHPDGEGAILGMRLALEEAEITPDKIDYINAHATSTPTGDLSELKAMETVFGINPNANISATKSMTGHLLGGAGAIEAIACIKAIQENIVPPTINTQTVEQDFANKFNLTLEKAQPKIVNYAMSNTFGFGGHIASSIFKKFTD